Proteins encoded within one genomic window of Bacteroides sedimenti:
- a CDS encoding O-antigen translocase — protein MSDELDKKSYKQSLKATSLFGGVQIYNIVIGIVRSKFVAIFLGPAGMGITGLLSSTTGIINALTNMGLSTSAVRDISVANKGGDIERISKVVRVFRTLVWATGLIGTLICLALSPLLSHITFGNYDYTVAFIILSVTLLFTQLTSGQNTLLQGMQQYAFMAKSNVIGSTIGLFITVPLYYFWRVDAIVPVLVITSVVSLSLSYYFSRKVKIRRVHIEKKDLFVEGRIMIRMGFFIGIQGILSLIAAYGIRIFIRHFGGVADVGLYSAGFTIVNTYVGLIFSAMATDYYPRLSALSADEIGFRKAINQQMEISLLLSAPVVASFIIFIKPVITLLYSSKFIPIEGMIYWAIFATFFKATSWSLGFSFLAKGDTKAFMWNELCSTIYTLFLNLTCYYWMGLTGLGLSLFASYLIYFIQVLVICGRRYGFNVNGKVYRIFIPQFLISCVCILLVLISPMIIRYIVGGLLVLISFLHSYRELDRRIEIGKLIKYKLFKR, from the coding sequence ATGTCTGATGAGCTGGATAAAAAATCGTACAAACAAAGTTTGAAAGCGACATCCCTGTTTGGTGGAGTACAAATATACAATATTGTGATAGGCATTGTACGTTCCAAGTTTGTTGCTATTTTTTTGGGACCTGCAGGGATGGGGATAACAGGACTGCTTTCATCAACCACGGGAATAATAAATGCTTTGACCAATATGGGACTATCAACAAGTGCGGTCAGAGACATTTCTGTTGCTAACAAGGGGGGAGATATAGAACGAATTTCAAAAGTTGTTCGTGTATTTCGAACTCTAGTATGGGCAACGGGTTTGATTGGCACTCTCATCTGTCTTGCTTTATCTCCTCTGTTGAGCCATATTACGTTTGGAAATTACGATTATACAGTAGCTTTTATTATTCTTTCTGTTACTTTGCTGTTTACTCAACTTACGTCCGGACAAAACACATTGCTTCAAGGAATGCAGCAATATGCTTTCATGGCAAAATCTAACGTGATAGGGAGTACGATCGGTTTGTTTATAACAGTTCCTTTGTATTATTTCTGGAGAGTTGATGCGATAGTTCCTGTATTAGTAATTACAAGTGTAGTTTCACTGTCCTTGTCTTATTACTTCTCCAGAAAAGTTAAAATAAGGAGAGTCCACATTGAGAAAAAAGATCTTTTTGTTGAAGGCCGTATAATGATACGGATGGGCTTTTTTATAGGAATACAGGGAATCTTGTCACTGATTGCCGCTTACGGGATAAGGATATTTATCAGACATTTTGGAGGTGTGGCAGATGTAGGTTTGTATTCTGCTGGATTTACAATCGTAAATACATATGTAGGACTGATCTTTTCTGCAATGGCAACTGATTATTACCCACGTCTCTCAGCGCTTAGTGCTGACGAAATTGGTTTTAGAAAAGCAATTAACCAGCAAATGGAAATCTCTCTCTTGTTGTCGGCTCCTGTTGTCGCTTCATTTATTATTTTCATTAAGCCAGTAATTACATTGTTGTATTCGTCCAAATTTATTCCAATTGAAGGTATGATCTACTGGGCTATTTTTGCTACATTTTTTAAAGCAACCAGTTGGTCATTAGGATTTTCTTTTCTTGCAAAAGGTGATACTAAAGCTTTCATGTGGAACGAACTTTGTTCTACAATTTACACCTTATTTCTAAATCTGACATGTTATTATTGGATGGGACTTACAGGGCTTGGACTTTCTCTGTTTGCATCATATCTAATCTATTTTATTCAGGTACTTGTCATATGTGGACGACGTTATGGTTTCAACGTTAATGGGAAAGTTTACAGGATTTTTATCCCTCAGTTTCTGATTTCTTGTGTGTGCATATTGTTGGTTTTAATTTCGCCTATGATAATCAGATATATTGTTGGAGGACTTCTGGTTCTTATTTCCTTTTTACACTCTTACCGCGAATTGGATAGAAGAATTGAAATCGGGAAATTAATAAAATACAAACTGTTTAAAAGATGA
- a CDS encoding sugar 3,4-ketoisomerase, with the protein MKKINCAKILELPKILDRRGNLSFIEETNHIPFKIVRSYWIYDVPGGEVRGGHAYKKNQEFIVALSGSFDVIIDDGENRKVFSLNRSYYGLYVPSGMWRQMRNFSTNSLALILASTLYDPADYIFDYEQFKEYRNEKNNGL; encoded by the coding sequence ATGAAAAAAATAAATTGTGCAAAAATATTAGAGTTGCCCAAAATTCTTGATCGGAGAGGAAATCTTTCATTTATAGAAGAAACCAATCATATCCCATTTAAAATTGTGCGTTCATATTGGATATATGATGTGCCTGGAGGAGAAGTCAGAGGTGGTCATGCCTACAAAAAGAATCAGGAATTCATTGTGGCCCTTTCGGGTAGTTTCGATGTAATAATTGATGATGGAGAGAATCGTAAGGTGTTTTCTTTGAACCGCTCTTATTACGGATTGTATGTACCGAGCGGTATGTGGAGACAAATGAGGAATTTCTCCACAAACTCCTTAGCGCTAATCTTAGCATCCACTCTATATGATCCTGCTGATTATATATTCGATTATGAGCAATTTAAAGAATATAGAAATGAGAAAAACAACGGTTTATGA
- a CDS encoding acyltransferase: MNNIHPLADVHTNDVGENTLIWQFCVVLKNVKIGRNCNICAHVFIENEVVIGDNVTVKPGAILFHGLTVEDNVFIGPNVSFTNDKVPRSKNYKERYENTLLEMGCSIGAGSTIVAGTVIGSYAFIGAGSVVTKNIPPNTLWYGNPATQRGYITNSGIILDMNKRDKKGIKHNI, translated from the coding sequence ATGAATAACATTCATCCTTTAGCGGATGTTCATACTAATGATGTTGGTGAGAATACATTAATATGGCAGTTTTGTGTGGTTTTGAAGAATGTGAAAATTGGTCGAAACTGTAATATTTGTGCACATGTTTTTATTGAAAATGAAGTTGTTATAGGAGATAATGTTACAGTAAAACCAGGTGCCATTCTTTTTCATGGGCTAACTGTAGAAGATAATGTTTTTATCGGTCCCAATGTCAGCTTTACAAATGATAAGGTACCTCGTTCGAAAAATTATAAGGAGAGATATGAAAATACTCTTTTGGAAATGGGATGTTCAATAGGTGCTGGTTCTACAATTGTTGCAGGAACTGTTATTGGAAGTTATGCTTTTATTGGGGCTGGAAGCGTGGTTACGAAGAATATCCCTCCGAATACTCTCTGGTATGGTAATCCTGCCACTCAAAGAGGATACATCACTAATAGTGGGATTATTCTTGATATGAATAAGAGAGACAAAAAAGGAATAAAGCATAATATTTAA
- a CDS encoding sugar 3,4-ketoisomerase has translation MRKTTVYDCSVIELDKHHHEKGNITVLENGNTIPFHVKRSYYLYDVPGGESRGGHAHKGLFQLIVAASGSFAVTLDDGKIKRTFTLNRPYQGLLVVPGIWRELDDFSSGSVCLVFASMKYDAGDYIRDYDEFLKFKSDKNE, from the coding sequence ATGAGAAAAACAACGGTTTATGACTGTAGTGTAATTGAGCTTGATAAACATCATCATGAGAAAGGCAATATTACAGTACTCGAAAATGGAAATACTATTCCTTTTCATGTAAAACGCTCTTATTATTTGTATGATGTTCCGGGAGGGGAATCACGCGGAGGACATGCACATAAGGGATTGTTCCAGCTGATTGTTGCTGCTAGCGGGAGTTTCGCCGTTACTTTAGATGATGGAAAGATTAAACGCACATTTACACTCAACCGCCCTTACCAGGGTTTATTAGTTGTTCCTGGAATATGGCGTGAGTTGGATGATTTCTCTTCAGGATCTGTTTGCCTGGTATTTGCATCAATGAAATATGACGCGGGTGACTATATACGTGACTATGATGAGTTTTTAAAATTTAAATCTGACAAGAATGAATAA
- a CDS encoding T9SS type A sorting domain-containing protein — protein sequence MFNVDIFNVRNLIKVMVLLINNFLIIATAQEYQHLIIYGQSLSVGSQSWPPLSTTPVSGNYMIGDQVWINYGNTSFNKLTPLVANVASETMTLPKNRANKIFAECPLVAATNHIQLKTEGKYKFIATSCGTVAKSIEELSKEHYDPICYRDFTSTINYASLITSKIHCPAIIWMQGEYNYLTQYGNTGLTEGSTPTSDKLTYKSLLIQLKNNMQADIRNKYRQADSPLFITYQVGAQYTRGDSVSIGMAQLEASNEYHDVVCAGPVYPMTDRGGHLDPNGYRWYGEMLGKAYYQTITLGKKFRPLQPLEISRMDDKRTLRIKFLVPQKPLVLDEMLVRKAPDYGFEVFNNGVEVNILNVSVDNEYVYLTCENDLDGDVELIYAGTNNSGQGNLRDSDSFPASYSYQDLDKKNQDNSYVYGRDISETTLRPDNEPKDSEGIIYNKPYPLYNFCVAFYYKLMTGMLTYHVPNLDTSNDSLPINFAKVYLNEGILKIETNISDIVKIDLLDISGKQIIIFPLEDNDGLKLYSFDLPHMSKGVYFVRIASSKVMKISKLFL from the coding sequence ATGTTCAATGTTGATATTTTTAATGTTCGTAACCTCATAAAGGTTATGGTATTGCTGATCAATAACTTCCTGATTATTGCTACTGCACAGGAGTATCAGCATTTAATTATTTATGGGCAAAGCTTATCGGTTGGTAGTCAGTCATGGCCCCCTCTTTCAACAACGCCTGTTTCAGGTAATTATATGATCGGTGATCAGGTTTGGATTAATTATGGAAATACAAGTTTTAATAAACTGACTCCGTTAGTCGCAAATGTGGCATCTGAAACAATGACTTTACCTAAAAATCGTGCAAACAAGATTTTTGCAGAGTGTCCTTTAGTAGCTGCGACAAATCACATCCAATTAAAAACAGAAGGAAAATATAAGTTTATTGCCACTTCTTGCGGAACGGTGGCAAAATCCATTGAAGAACTGTCTAAAGAACATTATGATCCAATATGTTACAGGGATTTTACAAGCACAATTAACTACGCTTCTTTAATTACATCAAAAATACATTGCCCGGCAATTATATGGATGCAAGGCGAGTATAATTACCTCACGCAATATGGAAATACGGGTTTGACCGAAGGAAGCACTCCTACATCAGACAAATTAACGTATAAGTCATTGTTGATACAGCTGAAAAATAACATGCAAGCCGATATCAGAAATAAATATAGACAAGCCGATTCACCTTTGTTCATCACATATCAGGTTGGGGCGCAATATACTCGAGGTGATTCTGTATCGATTGGCATGGCTCAGCTCGAAGCATCAAATGAATATCATGATGTTGTATGTGCCGGACCTGTGTATCCTATGACTGATCGTGGTGGACACCTTGATCCAAATGGATACCGCTGGTATGGTGAGATGTTGGGCAAGGCTTATTATCAAACAATAACTCTTGGAAAGAAATTCAGACCTCTTCAGCCGTTGGAAATATCACGAATGGATGACAAGAGAACCCTTAGGATTAAATTTCTTGTACCACAAAAACCTCTCGTTTTAGATGAAATGTTGGTAAGAAAGGCTCCGGATTATGGTTTTGAAGTTTTTAATAATGGTGTTGAAGTGAACATACTTAATGTTTCGGTAGATAATGAGTATGTTTACTTAACATGCGAAAATGATCTTGATGGTGACGTTGAATTGATTTATGCAGGAACAAATAATTCCGGACAAGGTAATTTGCGGGATAGTGATAGCTTCCCAGCATCTTATAGCTATCAGGATTTAGATAAAAAGAATCAGGACAACAGTTATGTGTACGGACGTGATATATCCGAAACTACCTTACGTCCCGATAATGAGCCAAAAGATTCAGAAGGGATAATATACAATAAACCTTATCCATTATATAATTTCTGTGTGGCATTTTACTATAAACTGATGACTGGGATGCTAACTTATCATGTGCCTAATCTGGATACGAGTAATGATTCTCTTCCTATAAATTTCGCGAAGGTCTATTTGAACGAGGGAATATTAAAGATTGAAACCAATATATCTGATATTGTGAAAATAGATTTACTTGATATTTCCGGTAAACAAATAATCATTTTTCCGTTGGAAGATAATGACGGTTTAAAATTATATAGTTTCGATTTACCTCATATGTCCAAAGGTGTTTATTTTGTTAGAATAGCTTCTTCTAAGGTTATGAAAATCTCGAAGCTGTTTCTTTAG
- a CDS encoding DegT/DnrJ/EryC1/StrS family aminotransferase, with the protein MIKFLDLEKITAQYSDEIHDAVKRVVDSGLYLQGRENEAFESNYSAYIGTKYTIGVANGLDALIWIFRAYIEMGVMKPGDEIIVPANTFIASILAISENGLVPVLVEPNIITYQIDEDLIEAAITPKTRGILIVHLYGQCAYTDKIGVICRKHSLKLVEDNAQSHGCKFKGRKTGSLGDAAGHSFYPGKILGALGDAGAVTTDDKELAEVIRALANYGSIKKYVFRYTGRNSRLDEIQAAVLNVKLKYLDKEVQLRKDVAAYYIDNIKNKQVILPQVDNWEAHVFHLFTVRCEKRDELQNYLTEKGIQTVIHYPIPPHKQECYKKWNNFSFSVTEKIHQEELSLPISPVMTKEEIQEVVTIINQMKPL; encoded by the coding sequence ATGATAAAATTTCTGGATTTAGAGAAAATAACCGCTCAATATTCAGATGAAATACATGATGCGGTAAAGAGGGTCGTGGATTCTGGTTTGTATCTGCAGGGTAGAGAGAATGAAGCTTTTGAATCAAATTATTCCGCTTATATTGGGACAAAGTATACTATCGGTGTTGCAAATGGACTGGATGCATTGATCTGGATCTTTCGTGCTTATATAGAAATGGGGGTGATGAAGCCGGGAGACGAAATCATTGTTCCGGCTAATACGTTCATTGCTTCAATTCTGGCCATTTCCGAAAACGGATTGGTGCCGGTATTGGTAGAACCCAACATTATTACATATCAGATAGACGAAGACCTTATAGAAGCAGCCATAACGCCAAAAACAAGAGGTATATTGATTGTTCATCTTTATGGGCAATGTGCATATACCGACAAGATCGGTGTGATATGCAGGAAACATTCGTTGAAACTTGTAGAAGACAATGCACAATCGCATGGATGTAAGTTCAAGGGCCGAAAAACAGGATCCTTAGGTGATGCGGCAGGTCATAGTTTTTACCCTGGCAAGATTCTCGGAGCTCTAGGCGATGCAGGGGCTGTCACCACTGATGATAAAGAGCTGGCGGAGGTGATCAGAGCTCTTGCAAACTATGGATCTATTAAGAAATACGTATTCAGATATACAGGAAGAAATAGCCGATTGGATGAAATACAGGCTGCTGTTTTGAATGTGAAGTTGAAGTACTTGGACAAAGAGGTACAATTGCGAAAAGATGTGGCAGCATATTATATCGATAATATTAAGAACAAACAGGTAATTCTTCCACAAGTTGACAATTGGGAGGCTCATGTTTTCCATCTTTTTACGGTCCGTTGTGAAAAAAGAGATGAACTGCAAAACTACCTCACCGAAAAAGGCATTCAAACAGTAATTCATTATCCCATTCCTCCTCATAAACAGGAGTGCTACAAAAAATGGAATAATTTCTCATTTTCAGTAACAGAAAAGATTCATCAGGAAGAATTGAGTTTGCCTATTAGTCCGGTAATGACAAAAGAAGAAATACAAGAAGTTGTGACAATTATTAACCAGATGAAACCATTGTAA
- a CDS encoding acyl carrier protein translates to MKELEQFIENFAKQFNDINPSEINAKTKFKELEEWGSIGALLTIVMVDDVYQKNINGDDIRNAETIEDLFQVINSR, encoded by the coding sequence ATGAAAGAACTAGAACAATTTATTGAGAATTTCGCTAAACAGTTTAATGATATAAACCCAAGCGAAATTAATGCCAAAACTAAGTTTAAAGAACTTGAAGAATGGGGCTCAATAGGAGCACTTCTTACAATTGTAATGGTTGATGATGTGTATCAAAAAAATATCAATGGTGATGATATTCGAAACGCTGAAACGATTGAGGATCTATTCCAGGTAATCAATTCCAGATAA
- a CDS encoding glycosyltransferase family 2 protein, with amino-acid sequence MIKVSIICPIYNEEKYISKCIDSILLTDYPKEGMEVLFVDGMSKDGTRGIIKEYIKKYPFIKLIDNPFKIVPYAMNKGIKHSIGEVIIRIDAHCVYPSNYVSLLVKYLYELNADNVGGVWRTLPSSNKTVCRAIAVASSHRFGVGNSKHKIGTQKIIETDTVPFGCYRRNVFHKIGLFDEELIRNQDDEFNGRLIKNGGKIFLIPQVRIDYFARDTIRKMSEMYYQYGLFKPLVVKKIGSPTTLRQLFPVVFVLGLIFGAILSCFSKLFLTIYSFVIALYFGIAIICSIISSIKSKDWRLTLILPFVFFIIHLSYGYGYLIGIFKIFFKQKFSVEINR; translated from the coding sequence ATGATAAAAGTTTCGATTATATGCCCTATTTATAATGAAGAAAAATACATTTCAAAATGTATTGATTCTATCTTACTTACAGACTATCCAAAAGAAGGTATGGAAGTTTTGTTTGTGGATGGCATGAGCAAAGACGGTACGCGTGGTATTATAAAAGAATACATTAAAAAATATCCTTTTATAAAGTTAATTGATAATCCTTTTAAGATTGTCCCTTATGCCATGAATAAAGGCATTAAGCATTCGATAGGTGAAGTGATTATCAGGATAGATGCACACTGTGTGTACCCTTCAAATTATGTTTCTTTACTGGTGAAATATCTTTATGAACTAAATGCAGATAATGTAGGAGGCGTTTGGCGGACTTTACCTTCAAGTAATAAAACTGTTTGTCGGGCAATTGCAGTAGCTTCCAGTCATAGGTTTGGTGTAGGTAATTCAAAACATAAAATCGGGACACAAAAAATAATCGAAACAGATACAGTGCCGTTCGGTTGTTACCGTCGTAATGTTTTTCATAAGATTGGGTTGTTTGATGAAGAACTTATCCGCAATCAGGATGATGAGTTCAACGGACGATTAATAAAAAACGGTGGAAAGATATTCTTGATTCCGCAAGTCAGAATTGATTATTTTGCTCGTGATACAATCAGAAAAATGTCAGAAATGTACTACCAGTATGGATTGTTTAAACCTTTGGTAGTAAAAAAAATAGGGTCTCCGACAACTCTCCGTCAATTATTCCCGGTTGTCTTTGTCTTGGGCTTAATTTTTGGCGCAATTCTCAGTTGTTTTTCAAAATTATTTTTAACCATTTATTCCTTTGTGATAGCTTTATATTTTGGAATAGCTATTATCTGTTCCATTATCAGTTCTATTAAATCGAAGGATTGGAGATTGACCCTGATCTTACCATTTGTTTTTTTTATTATACATTTGAGTTATGGCTACGGGTACTTGATTGGCATATTTAAAATCTTCTTCAAACAGAAATTTAGCGTTGAAATAAATAGATAG
- a CDS encoding GNAT family N-acetyltransferase — MTHSKLFQYILDKVEKQHPIVSKPKSVDRSGMFEINRYTHEFADEWNGFVKRSKNGTFLIDRSYMDYHSERYHDYSLMVYRKGRLYAILPANRFDGVLYSHQGLTCGGLIMSSDVTTADVIVIFDLINEYLKKDGVSRVIYKPMPPIYHLIPAQEDLYALFRIDAKIIERNISSTIYQNRKVRFYKMRKVAVRKANENHLVIRESDDYDSFWKILCDNLKTNHKVSPIHSLSEISLLHSRFPDNIKLYLAYKGDEILGGVLIYITTQVVHAQYCSATPEGKALGALDLLFDYLINNKYIGFPIFDFGKSTTQMGMCLNEGLIFQKEGFGARATVYDVYEYEIK; from the coding sequence ATGACACACTCAAAACTGTTTCAGTACATATTGGATAAAGTAGAGAAACAACATCCCATCGTCTCAAAGCCCAAAAGTGTTGATCGTTCTGGTATGTTTGAGATAAATAGATATACACATGAGTTTGCTGATGAATGGAATGGATTTGTGAAGAGGTCAAAAAATGGAACTTTCCTGATTGACAGGAGTTACATGGATTATCATTCAGAACGTTACCATGACTATTCGTTGATGGTATATCGTAAAGGTAGGTTATATGCAATTCTTCCGGCAAACAGATTTGATGGTGTGTTATATTCGCACCAAGGTCTTACATGTGGCGGACTGATCATGTCTTCTGATGTAACAACGGCAGATGTGATCGTAATATTTGATTTAATAAATGAATATTTAAAGAAGGATGGTGTATCTAGGGTTATATATAAACCAATGCCTCCTATTTATCATTTGATCCCCGCTCAGGAAGACTTATATGCCTTATTTAGAATTGATGCTAAAATTATTGAACGAAATATCTCTTCTACAATCTATCAGAATAGGAAGGTCCGGTTTTACAAAATGAGAAAAGTTGCAGTTCGAAAGGCAAATGAAAATCATCTGGTTATAAGAGAAAGTGATGATTATGATAGTTTTTGGAAGATACTTTGTGATAATTTGAAGACTAACCACAAGGTGTCTCCTATTCATTCACTTAGCGAGATTTCTCTTTTGCATTCGCGATTCCCCGATAATATAAAACTCTACTTGGCTTATAAAGGGGATGAAATTTTGGGAGGAGTGCTTATATACATAACCACACAAGTTGTTCATGCACAATATTGTTCGGCAACTCCCGAAGGAAAAGCTCTAGGCGCTTTAGATTTGCTTTTTGATTATCTGATAAATAATAAATATATAGGTTTTCCCATTTTTGATTTTGGGAAATCTACCACACAAATGGGTATGTGTCTCAATGAAGGGCTAATATTTCAGAAAGAAGGCTTTGGAGCAAGAGCTACCGTGTATGATGTGTATGAATACGAAATCAAATAA
- a CDS encoding acyltransferase family protein translates to MKQRIEYIDLAKGFCILLVILHHIEGPFEQTDINRLLMPFRMPLYYFLSGFFFHRYAGFVNFTLRKINKLLVPCFFFLFITYLFYSGIWLINGQYDSIFQIPKNLLLSLSKDSIYLNTPLWFFVSLFEVSVIFYIITVISERLSIKFGGKKALMAIFCFSSGILGYEMGIYKIGLPFWLDTSITSIPFYYIGYFLIKETDFLSSNKLDKYIPIILVALGLIVYILADFSNNRTNVYHGNFIPFYLSAFSGTFFVLLLSKLIKKLPIVSVLGQYSGIVLGTHFTLILLLKKYLFFVNNDWLLTGIIFLIISVVSVPVCRFFLRYFPKFIGQKDLINTESQLSAKVFLICSMLIFLMFVTS, encoded by the coding sequence ATGAAACAACGAATTGAATACATTGATTTGGCAAAAGGCTTTTGTATTTTATTAGTTATATTGCATCATATAGAAGGGCCATTTGAACAAACCGACATCAACAGATTGCTGATGCCTTTCAGAATGCCGTTATATTACTTCTTATCAGGCTTCTTTTTTCACCGATATGCAGGATTTGTGAATTTTACTCTAAGAAAAATCAATAAACTATTGGTCCCTTGTTTCTTCTTCCTGTTTATTACATATTTATTTTATTCTGGGATCTGGTTGATAAATGGACAATATGATTCTATTTTCCAGATACCTAAGAACCTTCTGTTATCTTTATCCAAAGACAGCATCTATTTAAATACTCCATTATGGTTTTTTGTTTCCTTGTTTGAGGTTTCGGTGATATTCTATATAATAACAGTTATCAGCGAGAGATTATCAATAAAATTTGGAGGTAAAAAAGCGCTCATGGCAATTTTCTGTTTTTCATCAGGTATATTAGGGTATGAAATGGGCATTTACAAGATTGGTTTACCTTTTTGGCTTGATACAAGTATCACTTCTATCCCTTTCTACTATATTGGATATTTTCTTATAAAAGAGACAGATTTTTTATCATCTAATAAATTAGATAAATATATTCCAATAATTTTGGTCGCCTTGGGGTTGATTGTTTATATATTGGCCGACTTTTCTAATAATAGAACAAATGTATATCATGGTAATTTTATTCCATTTTATTTGTCAGCATTTAGTGGAACGTTTTTTGTCCTGTTACTTTCAAAGTTAATTAAGAAGTTACCGATAGTTTCAGTCCTTGGTCAGTATAGTGGTATTGTTTTAGGTACTCATTTTACTTTAATATTACTCTTGAAGAAATATCTGTTTTTTGTAAATAACGATTGGCTGTTAACTGGTATAATATTCTTGATTATATCTGTTGTTTCTGTTCCTGTGTGTAGGTTCTTTTTGCGATATTTCCCTAAATTTATTGGCCAAAAAGACTTGATAAATACTGAATCACAATTATCTGCTAAAGTGTTTCTTATATGTTCAATGTTGATATTTTTAATGTTCGTAACCTCATAA
- a CDS encoding glycosyltransferase family 2 protein has translation MNAPLFDVSVIIVNYKTAELTVQCINSIYENTEDISFEIIVVDNASDDGSVSIVKSKFSEVVVIENKVNLGFGKANNVGIDIAKGRNIFFLNSDTYLINNALKILSDFLDSHPEVGACGGNLYNANMQPVYSYSRVFPNCFSMLNDLFLGIPFKLLYGKNEHFNYTGKLMEVKSISGADLMIPARIINKTGCFDPNYFMYCEETDLQCRISQASYKIISMPEAEIVHLESASYRHNLTKMAHILSSRRYFILKNYSRLNYYISNFLFFIIAILASLKNVLKVDFAAAKENYRVVKLFSGLIFPSLMNHKKQNTD, from the coding sequence ATGAATGCCCCACTTTTTGATGTGTCTGTCATTATTGTGAATTATAAAACTGCAGAGCTTACCGTGCAGTGTATAAATTCTATATATGAAAACACTGAAGATATTTCATTTGAAATAATTGTCGTGGACAATGCCTCTGATGACGGTTCGGTAAGTATTGTCAAGTCAAAATTCTCGGAGGTCGTTGTAATTGAAAATAAGGTGAATCTTGGTTTTGGAAAAGCGAACAATGTAGGAATAGATATCGCAAAAGGAAGAAACATCTTTTTCTTGAATTCAGATACATACCTCATAAATAATGCGCTTAAAATTTTATCAGATTTCTTGGATTCTCATCCGGAAGTGGGGGCATGTGGAGGTAACTTGTATAATGCAAATATGCAACCGGTTTATTCTTATTCAAGGGTTTTTCCGAATTGCTTCAGCATGCTGAATGATCTATTTCTGGGAATTCCATTCAAGCTATTATACGGGAAAAATGAACATTTTAATTACACCGGAAAATTAATGGAGGTAAAATCAATTTCGGGTGCTGATTTGATGATACCTGCAAGGATTATAAATAAGACAGGCTGTTTTGATCCAAACTATTTTATGTACTGTGAAGAGACTGATCTTCAATGCCGGATATCACAAGCCAGCTACAAAATTATAAGTATGCCAGAAGCAGAAATTGTTCATTTAGAAAGTGCGTCTTATCGTCATAATCTCACAAAAATGGCTCATATATTATCGTCTAGAAGATATTTTATTCTTAAAAATTATTCAAGGCTCAATTACTATATCTCAAATTTCCTGTTTTTTATAATTGCAATATTGGCTTCGTTGAAGAATGTCCTGAAGGTTGATTTTGCAGCAGCAAAAGAGAATTATCGAGTTGTGAAATTGTTCTCCGGCTTGATTTTTCCTTCATTGATGAATCATAAAAAACAGAACACAGATTAA